Proteins encoded by one window of Bacteroidota bacterium:
- a CDS encoding choice-of-anchor L domain-containing protein: MKRILLVFFLFVLYEHSNAQLTVNGTATPTALVNTILGNGVTISNVTYTGAANGKGTFTATNTNLGMTSGITLSSGNAVQTGNAAVFASESTGGQNSGDPDLDNIVNPQQTYDAAILEFDFSVASDSVQFRFVFGSEEYNDYVNTSFNDVFGFFISGPGIVGNKNIAIIPNTLIPVSINSVNNGGPYPGVSSGPCTNCGFFVDNVGGGTMYLDAFTTVLQAKSAVYPCETYHIKLAVADVTDHILNSAVFIEGGSFSSLGQINLYANGMSVANNDTVWGCPGGVVNLNLNAASNYNWSTGATTQSIVVNVPQLGTVNQYSAFVTNPNFSCFAYTTTLYVAAAPTVATITPNGPTSLCPGGNVTLTANTGQSYIWSTGATTQNIFVTTAGTYTVTVSNGPGCTASSNPLTITVGSATATITGPTALCNGAAANLQANLGQSYLWSTGSTDQIVSASSSGTYTVTVTQAGGCTATASVTLAVNVNPVPIIVGPQSICQGAPASLNAGSYTSYLWSNGTTTQTWSPLATGTYTVTVTDVNGCTGTDSHTIAINPNPTPTISGPTTFCSGSSVNLNAGPGYATYAWSNGASTQIQNLNTSGTYTITVTDGNGCTGTNSVTIIAVANPIPTINGIFSVCAGTPASMDAGAGYLSYLWSNGSTDQIQSPSTSGVYTVTVAINGGCTGTASVNITINNNPTPAIVGNTTICQGAATSFNAGAGFTVYNWSNGSTTQVLNTSAAGTYTVTVTDANGCTASTTTALVVNPLPSPSISGIFSICQGNNTIIDAGNGYSAYVWNAGSTLQTLNVNVSGTYTVTVTDANGCSASTNQVVTINALPLPTITGNPTICSGLTSSLNAGAGYASYSWSNGNTNQSLTTNMAATYTVTVTDNNGCTGSTSVQVIVNPNPVPQINGNTIICQGQSSNFNAGAGYTSYVWSSGGSTQQVNVANSGVYTVTVTDNNGCTGTASLGLNVNPAPTPTITGLTSICQGSTSVIDAGLGYASYVWYNGSNSQTQSISTTGTYTVTVTDLNGCTASTNIAVTVNALPVPVITGNLSLCAGTSSSLSAGNGYVSYLWSNGDSVQTTTVSAAGAYTVTVTDGNGCTGSAFTIIIVNQNPTPIISGPTVICQGNTATWSPGNYSSYQWSNGITAQAAVFGASGTYTVLVTDGNGCTGTAAQTLVVYPTPTPAITGLASICQGGSTIIDAGTGYIQYQWSGGSNSQIVTIASSGIYTVTVTDINGCTASTSINILVNPLPSPSITGLATVCNGDTSQLNAGSYSQYLWNTGSSTQVYNATTTGTYTVTVTDLNGCTGTGSFAVAVNPIPLPVIRGLDKICDGNTTSLNAGNYSSYVWSNGNTTATLTTGIAGQYSVIVTDANGCTASAQPFTVSVLYATAVITANGPLDFCKGGTVTLSANTGLSYAWSNGSVSQQVVAQTSGTYMVTVINQNGCTAKSNLVTVTMHDYPDAAFLYDSTVICGALRVQFAIANHPESGSTVKWYFGDGTYAFGTNPMHDYTKGGFYSVKLVVTTPYGCADSLTKQINVEYPDDPVADFKMNPDLATFLNPKIQFNDLSKNAVAWYWNFDDGEGSFEQNPLHFFKESGTHTVTLTVTNISGCQDTREQEITIAPLWIPNSFTPNGDGKNDLFFTSNYIANVQSFRMVIYNRWGAPIFTSESFENAWDGLDFNGKPSPQGNYIYRIEVVTAGGKAHEFTGNIDLIR; the protein is encoded by the coding sequence ATGAAACGAATTCTACTTGTATTTTTTTTATTTGTGCTTTATGAACATTCAAATGCACAACTTACAGTAAATGGAACCGCTACACCAACCGCATTAGTAAATACGATTTTGGGAAATGGAGTTACGATTTCTAATGTAACCTATACCGGTGCAGCCAATGGAAAAGGAACATTTACTGCCACCAATACGAATTTAGGAATGACTTCGGGAATTACATTAAGTTCTGGAAATGCAGTGCAAACCGGGAATGCGGCAGTTTTTGCGAGTGAAAGTACAGGTGGGCAAAATTCTGGAGATCCAGATTTGGATAATATTGTGAACCCACAGCAAACATACGATGCAGCTATATTGGAGTTTGATTTTTCGGTGGCAAGCGATTCTGTTCAGTTTCGATTTGTTTTTGGATCTGAGGAGTATAATGATTATGTAAATACAAGTTTTAACGATGTTTTTGGCTTCTTTATTAGTGGTCCGGGAATAGTGGGAAACAAGAATATAGCCATTATTCCAAACACCCTTATCCCGGTTTCAATCAATAGCGTAAATAACGGAGGTCCTTACCCGGGAGTGTCTTCTGGACCTTGTACCAATTGTGGCTTTTTTGTAGACAATGTTGGAGGAGGAACCATGTATCTGGATGCTTTTACTACAGTTCTTCAGGCAAAATCGGCTGTATATCCTTGCGAAACGTATCATATTAAATTAGCAGTTGCTGATGTAACCGATCACATCTTAAATAGTGCAGTGTTTATTGAAGGAGGAAGTTTTAGTAGTCTTGGGCAAATAAACTTATATGCTAATGGAATGAGTGTAGCTAATAATGATACAGTTTGGGGTTGCCCGGGAGGTGTAGTAAATTTAAATTTAAATGCGGCAAGCAATTATAATTGGAGTACAGGAGCAACAACACAAAGTATTGTTGTAAATGTTCCTCAACTTGGTACAGTGAATCAGTATTCAGCATTTGTTACAAATCCTAATTTCTCCTGTTTCGCATATACCACTACGCTATATGTAGCAGCAGCACCTACGGTAGCAACCATCACACCCAACGGTCCAACCAGTTTATGCCCGGGAGGTAATGTTACCTTGACTGCAAACACAGGGCAAAGCTATATTTGGAGCACAGGTGCAACTACTCAAAACATTTTTGTGACTACCGCTGGTACATATACGGTAACCGTATCAAACGGCCCCGGATGTACTGCATCCAGTAACCCCTTGACCATCACGGTAGGAAGTGCTACTGCCACTATTACGGGACCGACTGCGTTGTGTAATGGGGCTGCAGCCAATTTACAAGCAAACCTGGGACAATCCTATTTGTGGAGTACTGGTTCTACAGATCAAATAGTAAGTGCAAGTTCATCTGGTACGTATACTGTTACTGTTACCCAAGCCGGGGGATGTACAGCCACAGCAAGTGTTACACTTGCTGTCAATGTAAATCCGGTTCCAATAATTGTCGGTCCACAATCTATTTGTCAAGGTGCACCAGCCTCTTTGAATGCCGGTAGTTACACGTCCTATTTATGGAGCAATGGGACAACAACACAAACTTGGTCGCCCTTAGCAACAGGCACATATACTGTAACTGTAACAGACGTAAATGGATGTACCGGTACAGATTCGCATACAATTGCAATTAATCCAAACCCTACACCAACTATCAGCGGACCAACAACTTTTTGTAGTGGAAGTTCTGTCAATCTAAATGCCGGACCAGGTTATGCAACGTATGCATGGAGCAATGGAGCTTCAACCCAAATTCAAAATTTAAATACAAGTGGAACATATACTATTACGGTAACAGACGGGAATGGATGTACAGGTACAAATTCTGTCACTATAATCGCAGTAGCAAATCCTATACCAACCATCAATGGAATTTTTAGCGTTTGTGCCGGCACTCCCGCATCAATGGATGCCGGAGCAGGATATTTATCTTACCTGTGGAGTAATGGAAGTACAGATCAAATACAGAGTCCATCAACAAGCGGAGTTTATACAGTAACAGTTGCTATTAATGGAGGATGTACTGGAACCGCATCAGTAAATATTACCATAAATAATAATCCAACACCGGCAATAGTTGGTAATACTACCATATGTCAGGGGGCAGCAACTTCTTTTAATGCGGGAGCAGGATTTACTGTTTATAACTGGTCTAATGGAAGCACCACACAAGTGCTGAATACAAGCGCAGCTGGAACATATACTGTAACGGTAACAGACGCAAATGGCTGTACGGCAAGTACAACCACAGCCCTGGTGGTTAATCCGTTGCCCTCTCCCTCTATTTCGGGAATATTTTCCATATGTCAGGGAAATAATACCATAATTGATGCTGGTAATGGCTATTCTGCTTATGTATGGAATGCTGGATCAACTTTACAAACACTTAATGTTAATGTTTCAGGAACGTATACTGTAACTGTTACAGATGCAAACGGATGCTCAGCAAGCACTAATCAGGTAGTTACTATAAATGCCTTGCCTCTACCAACCATCACCGGGAACCCTACCATTTGTTCGGGACTCACATCATCTTTGAATGCTGGTGCAGGTTATGCAAGTTATTCATGGTCCAATGGCAACACCAATCAGTCGTTAACAACAAATATGGCTGCTACCTATACGGTTACAGTTACGGATAATAATGGGTGCACGGGAAGCACCAGTGTGCAGGTTATTGTGAATCCAAATCCAGTGCCCCAAATAAATGGCAACACCATTATCTGTCAAGGGCAGTCAAGTAATTTTAATGCTGGTGCAGGCTACACAAGTTATGTATGGTCTAGTGGAGGCAGCACCCAACAGGTTAATGTTGCTAATTCAGGAGTATATACCGTTACTGTAACCGACAATAATGGATGTACAGGAACAGCAAGTCTGGGACTTAATGTAAATCCTGCCCCAACACCAACAATTACAGGTCTTACTTCGATATGTCAGGGCAGCACATCTGTCATAGATGCCGGATTGGGATATGCTTCTTATGTTTGGTATAATGGCAGCAACAGTCAAACCCAGAGCATAAGTACGACAGGAACGTATACCGTTACTGTTACTGATTTGAATGGTTGCACAGCAAGCACTAATATTGCCGTCACGGTTAACGCACTGCCTGTTCCGGTTATCACCGGAAACCTTAGCCTGTGTGCCGGAACGAGTTCCTCTTTAAGTGCGGGAAACGGATATGTTAGTTATCTATGGTCTAATGGAGATTCGGTGCAAACAACTACGGTGTCGGCTGCGGGAGCATACACAGTAACGGTGACAGACGGCAACGGTTGTACCGGAAGCGCATTTACAATAATTATTGTTAATCAAAATCCAACACCGATTATTTCCGGACCAACAGTTATTTGCCAGGGTAATACAGCAACATGGAGCCCCGGGAACTATTCCTCATACCAATGGAGTAACGGAATCACTGCACAGGCTGCAGTATTTGGTGCGTCAGGTACGTATACCGTATTAGTTACTGATGGTAATGGTTGTACGGGAACTGCTGCTCAAACACTTGTGGTGTATCCTACACCCACACCTGCAATAACAGGACTTGCTTCTATTTGCCAGGGAGGTAGTACGATCATTGATGCAGGGACTGGATATATACAGTATCAATGGAGTGGTGGCAGCAATTCCCAGATTGTAACAATAGCTTCTTCGGGGATATATACGGTTACAGTAACAGATATCAATGGCTGTACTGCCAGCACGAGTATAAATATACTTGTAAATCCTTTGCCTTCACCATCTATTACCGGATTGGCGACTGTGTGTAATGGAGATACTTCTCAATTAAATGCGGGAAGCTATAGTCAATACTTATGGAATACGGGTAGTTCTACTCAGGTATATAACGCTACTACCACTGGAACATATACTGTAACTGTTACTGATTTGAATGGCTGTACGGGCACAGGATCATTCGCTGTAGCTGTAAATCCGATTCCTTTGCCGGTGATTAGAGGATTAGATAAGATATGTGACGGCAACACAACTAGCCTGAACGCTGGTAATTATTCATCCTATGTTTGGTCAAATGGAAATACAACTGCTACTCTTACAACTGGCATTGCCGGACAATATTCGGTTATAGTTACGGATGCTAATGGTTGCACTGCAAGTGCGCAACCTTTTACTGTGAGTGTATTATATGCTACAGCTGTTATTACCGCCAATGGACCGCTTGATTTTTGCAAAGGAGGCACGGTCACACTTTCAGCAAATACCGGATTAAGCTATGCATGGTCAAATGGCAGTGTGTCGCAACAGGTAGTTGCCCAAACGTCAGGTACATATATGGTTACTGTTATAAATCAAAATGGATGCACTGCTAAATCAAATCTGGTGACTGTAACAATGCATGATTATCCGGATGCAGCCTTTCTTTATGACAGCACAGTAATTTGCGGAGCATTGCGTGTTCAGTTTGCAATAGCAAATCACCCGGAGTCTGGCTCAACCGTAAAGTGGTATTTTGGAGATGGCACTTATGCCTTTGGTACTAACCCAATGCATGACTATACAAAAGGAGGATTTTATTCAGTTAAGCTGGTAGTAACAACTCCTTATGGATGCGCAGATAGCCTTACAAAGCAAATTAATGTGGAGTATCCAGATGATCCGGTTGCTGATTTTAAAATGAATCCTGATTTGGCAACTTTTTTGAATCCAAAAATTCAGTTTAACGACTTATCGAAGAATGCAGTTGCCTGGTACTGGAATTTTGATGATGGAGAAGGCTCGTTTGAACAAAATCCGTTACATTTTTTCAAGGAATCAGGAACACACACCGTTACACTTACAGTAACCAACATTAGTGGTTGTCAGGATACGCGTGAACAGGAAATTACTATTGCTCCGCTATGGATTCCTAACTCATTTACTCCAAATGGAGATGGCAAGAATGATTTATTTTTTACCAGTAATTACATTGCTAATGTTCAATCGTTCCGAATGGTGATTTATAACCGTTGGGGTGCACCTATTTTCACTTCAGAGTCATTTGAAAATGCCTGGGATGGGCTTGATTTTAATGGAAAGCCTTCCCCTCAAGGCAATTATATATATCGTATCGAAGTAGTTACAGCTGGCGGAAAGGCTCATGAGTTTACCGGCAACATTGATTTGATAAGATAG
- a CDS encoding SprB repeat-containing protein, producing MACNGQNTGSATASVSGGTAPYTYAWSNGQNSATISGLTAGTYTVTVTDNNGCTASNVYVLTTASAIVVNPSQTTIACHGGTSVLLVSPTGGSGTYTYSWSHDGGNTTNTATVTAGVYYATVTDSAGCSVTYCFVVNQPSALACGITQVNVTCNGLTTGSATVNGTGGTGLYTYAWSNGQTMQTATGLGAGTYTATVTDGAGCTSTCTVTITEPTALSVGTSNTNVSCVNPTGTAMAVVGGGTPPYTYLWSNGATTSAISGLAAGSYTVTVNDANGCGPISATAVIGAPTPVTCTASVTQSISCSGYQNGQATVVPGGGNGVYNVIWNTAPAQTTLTATGMGAGTYTVTVFDSDGCSSQCTVTVTEPGPLVYSFSTGGAVCQGGNNGTATITPVGGTPYTVGNAYVYLWSNGQTTQTATGLSSGTVYVTVTDSLGCSLQAAIILTQSAALNCNTTCTPTSCGQALGTATVNVFGGTPPYVYQWSNGGTNGINTGLVAGVYTVLITDASGCTTTCTAMVGQAAAIQYSLQVTNALCNGGNGSISITNLNGGSAHMVMYGPMPWRYDR from the coding sequence GTGGCATGTAATGGCCAGAATACAGGCAGCGCCACAGCAAGCGTAAGCGGAGGCACAGCGCCTTACACGTATGCATGGAGCAACGGACAGAATAGTGCCACGATAAGCGGCCTAACAGCGGGCACCTATACAGTAACGGTAACTGACAACAACGGATGTACTGCAAGCAATGTATATGTACTTACTACTGCAAGCGCAATTGTAGTTAACCCTAGCCAAACGACTATCGCCTGCCACGGAGGCACGAGTGTATTGTTGGTTAGTCCAACAGGAGGCAGCGGCACGTATACGTATAGCTGGAGTCATGATGGTGGCAACACTACCAATACAGCTACCGTAACAGCAGGTGTATATTATGCAACGGTAACGGATAGTGCGGGTTGTAGTGTAACGTATTGCTTTGTAGTCAACCAGCCATCGGCCTTAGCATGTGGCATTACGCAAGTAAATGTAACGTGCAATGGATTAACTACCGGCAGCGCGACTGTAAATGGTACAGGCGGCACAGGACTATACACGTATGCATGGAGCAATGGTCAGACCATGCAAACTGCCACGGGCCTGGGCGCAGGAACGTATACTGCCACGGTAACCGATGGAGCAGGCTGTACGAGCACCTGCACGGTAACGATAACAGAACCTACGGCCTTATCGGTAGGTACGAGCAACACGAATGTAAGTTGTGTAAACCCAACCGGCACAGCCATGGCAGTAGTAGGCGGAGGTACCCCACCATATACCTATTTGTGGAGCAACGGAGCAACCACAAGTGCCATCAGCGGCCTTGCAGCAGGATCATATACAGTAACAGTAAACGATGCTAATGGATGCGGACCGATATCGGCCACGGCAGTTATAGGAGCACCAACTCCGGTAACATGCACAGCCAGCGTTACGCAGAGTATAAGTTGCAGTGGCTATCAGAATGGCCAGGCCACAGTAGTACCCGGAGGCGGCAATGGAGTATATAATGTAATCTGGAACACAGCTCCGGCACAAACCACGCTGACAGCTACGGGCATGGGAGCAGGAACATATACAGTAACCGTATTTGATAGCGATGGCTGCAGCAGCCAGTGCACGGTAACGGTAACAGAGCCGGGTCCGCTCGTTTATAGCTTTAGCACCGGAGGAGCCGTATGTCAGGGTGGAAACAATGGAACAGCAACCATAACTCCGGTAGGAGGTACGCCATACACAGTTGGCAATGCATATGTTTATTTATGGAGCAATGGCCAAACCACGCAAACAGCCACCGGCTTAAGTTCAGGAACAGTATATGTAACCGTAACCGATAGCTTAGGCTGTAGCCTTCAGGCAGCAATTATCCTGACCCAAAGTGCAGCCCTTAACTGCAACACTACCTGCACCCCAACATCTTGTGGTCAGGCATTAGGAACAGCAACGGTAAATGTATTTGGCGGCACCCCACCATATGTATATCAGTGGAGCAATGGCGGCACCAATGGCATCAACACCGGCTTAGTAGCAGGCGTATATACCGTATTAATAACGGATGCCAGTGGATGTACCACCACATGCACAGCAATGGTAGGACAGGCAGCAGCAATCCAGTATAGCTTACAAGTAACCAATGCATTATGTAATGGTGGCAATGGCAGCATCAGCATCACTAACCTGAATGGCGGCAGCGCCCATATGGTTATGTATGGACCAATGCCCTGGCGATACGATCGATAG
- a CDS encoding SprB repeat-containing protein, which yields MDQCPGDTIDSLNTSITALAGWYYVTVTDSNGCTKLDSAQITEPAIMVATASGINVSCNGQSNGSASVVTTGGVAPYSYAWNNGASQSMTANLSWNIYSNGNRC from the coding sequence ATGGACCAATGCCCTGGCGATACGATCGATAGCTTAAACACGAGCATCACGGCCCTTGCCGGATGGTATTATGTAACGGTAACCGACAGCAATGGCTGCACAAAACTTGATAGCGCTCAAATTACCGAGCCGGCCATCATGGTTGCCACAGCAAGTGGTATCAATGTAAGTTGCAATGGCCAGAGCAATGGCAGTGCCAGTGTAGTAACTACGGGAGGCGTTGCGCCATACAGCTATGCATGGAACAACGGAGCAAGCCAGAGCATGACCGCTAACCTGAGTTGGAACATATACAGTAACGGTAACAGATGTTAA
- a CDS encoding SprB repeat-containing protein — protein sequence MYIYGKYRNYRTTNPATASIPTVVPITCTGGGTASATAQGAGGTPAYTYLWSDGQTGATATGLVPGGYIVTVTDANGCTATASLTITAPGSLVLNISGTNVLCNGGTSGTATVVATVAPSPYTYLWSNGQTDATATGLASGTYTVTVTDASGCVDSIEIEIVEPSAMITGTSQVNVKCNGASTGSAAINVVGGTPGYSYAWSNGSSTKNVSGLAAGTFTVTITDANGCTITANVTITEPAAIVITPHPNGCGM from the coding sequence ATGTATATATACGGCAAGTATAGAAATTACAGAACCACTAACCCTGCAACTGCAAGTATCCCTACTGTTGTACCAATCACCTGTACAGGTGGTGGCACAGCAAGTGCTACGGCACAGGGAGCAGGAGGCACTCCGGCTTACACATACCTTTGGAGTGACGGACAAACAGGTGCAACCGCCACAGGACTTGTGCCTGGCGGATATATCGTAACAGTAACAGATGCTAATGGATGCACAGCTACAGCCAGTTTAACCATAACAGCACCGGGTAGTCTGGTATTAAATATTAGTGGAACAAATGTATTATGTAATGGAGGCACGAGTGGTACAGCCACGGTAGTAGCCACCGTAGCCCCATCGCCTTACACGTATTTATGGAGCAATGGACAAACTGATGCTACGGCCACCGGCCTTGCATCAGGCACCTATACGGTAACAGTAACAGACGCATCAGGCTGTGTTGATTCGATAGAAATAGAGATAGTAGAGCCAAGTGCGATGATCACCGGCACGAGCCAGGTGAATGTAAAATGTAATGGCGCCAGCACCGGCAGTGCAGCAATAAATGTAGTAGGCGGAACGCCAGGATATAGCTATGCATGGAGCAATGGCAGCAGCACGAAGAATGTGAGCGGTCTTGCAGCGGGCACGTTTACGGTAACGATTACTGATGCCAATGGATGTACCATCACTGCCAATGTAACGATTACCGAGCCTGCAGCCATCGTAATTACGCCCCACCCAAACGGATGTGGCATGTAA
- a CDS encoding SprB repeat-containing protein, with protein MLTQPSAIVLSQSCTNTTCNNGSNGASSVAAAGGTAPYTYVWNNFETTSSISNLPAGTYTVTVTDANGCSNSSSCVITAPTSIVVVVDSTSNVTNYGGNNEQHT; from the coding sequence GTGTTAACTCAACCTAGTGCTATTGTATTAAGCCAAAGCTGTACTAATACTACTTGCAATAATGGAAGCAACGGAGCCTCAAGTGTAGCCGCAGCAGGTGGCACTGCGCCATATACCTATGTGTGGAATAACTTTGAAACAACTAGCAGCATAAGCAACTTGCCTGCTGGTACATATACGGTAACAGTAACAGATGCAAACGGTTGCAGCAACAGCAGCAGTTGTGTAATAACAGCACCAACGTCAATTGTTGTAGTTGTTGATAGCACAAGCAATGTAACTAACTATGGAGGTAACAATGAGCAGCATACATAA
- a CDS encoding SprB repeat-containing protein yields MAGTYTVTVTDANGCTATASYVVTAPVNGLNITETHVNPTCNGSSNGSINITVTGGTAHIPTYGQVEQLTKTAQALQQDHIR; encoded by the coding sequence ATGGCAGGCACGTATACGGTGACGGTAACAGACGCAAACGGATGTACGGCCACAGCAAGTTATGTGGTAACAGCACCTGTAAATGGTCTTAACATCACTGAAACGCATGTAAATCCAACATGTAATGGCAGCAGCAATGGCAGCATCAACATAACGGTAACAGGCGGTACCGCCCATATACCTACATATGGACAGGTGGAGCAACTAACGAAGACCGCACAGGCCTTGCAGCAGGATCACATACGGTAA
- a CDS encoding T9SS type A sorting domain-containing protein: MTVTQVLNEANKKLGGCSSPYLTSACSTAVWNILRAWAGGAQGSTAGMLTCPAPPKMASGTFVNENLATVYPNPGDGILNISWNASQSGKIRMAIYDYVGSIVFLIEEPVFEGRNNRQYNLTQLANGVYLIDLQIDGMRQSVKFIKDK; encoded by the coding sequence ATGACTGTAACGCAAGTATTAAATGAAGCGAACAAGAAATTAGGAGGATGTTCAAGTCCTTACTTAACATCGGCTTGCAGCACAGCGGTATGGAATATACTACGTGCCTGGGCCGGTGGTGCGCAAGGAAGTACTGCAGGTATGCTTACCTGTCCGGCACCACCTAAGATGGCGAGTGGAACATTTGTGAATGAAAATTTAGCTACAGTTTATCCAAATCCGGGCGATGGTATACTAAATATTAGTTGGAATGCTTCGCAAAGCGGAAAGATAAGAATGGCAATATATGACTATGTTGGCAGTATTGTTTTCTTGATAGAAGAACCAGTTTTTGAAGGGAGAAACAATAGGCAATATAATCTCACCCAACTTGCCAATGGCGTATACTTGATTGATTTACAGATTGATGGAATGAGACAAAGTGTGAAATTTATAAAAGACAAGTAG